Genomic DNA from Fibrobacter sp. UWEL:
ATATTTCAAGAAGGTTCGTTTGGGCAATGTTGCCTAAGTCAAACAAGTTCAACTAAGAATGCAAATTTTTCTGTTGAAAAAAGTGAACCATTATAATTTTACCCTAGGAGTTTTATATGCGTAAAAAGATTTCGCTGATGCTTCCGCTGCTTTGTGCCCCGTTGGCCTTTTGGGCCTGCGGTGACGGCGAGTCCAATTCCGGGACCTCTGCAAATGGTTCCGTTTCTGAGGCCGATTTGGTTGTTGCGACTTTCGATGACTTGCCTGTTTGCAGCGGCAAGCGTGAGGGCGCTACCGCCTACGTGAAGGATGAAAAGACCGCCTACATCTGCGAAGACGGCAAATGGATTTCCGATGACGAAACGGACGGCGACGATTCCTCGTCGAGTGTCAAGCCGGGCAGTTCCTCTTCTTCTGTCAACCCAGGCTCTTCCAGCAGCAAGAAGGACGACCCGATGTCCAGTAGCAGTGTAGTTAGCTCTAGTAGCGAAAAGTCTTCTAGCTCTGTAAATTCTTCGTCATCGATTGAATCCAGTTCTTCTTCAAGTGTCACCCTGAACGAAGTCGAAGGGTCTAGTTCCTCCAGTGTCATTCCGGGCTCCGACCCGGAATCCAGCAGCAGTCGCGGTCTTTTTGATATGACGAAGGATGAATTTCTGAACCCGGAAATCACCTACGGCACCATGACTGATAAACGCGACAATAAGACCTATAAGACCGTAAAGATCGGTGATCAGGTGTGGATGGCCGAGAACCTGAACTATGCCGATTCTACAAAAATGCCGAGCCTGAAGGGTAAGTCCTGGTGCTATGACGATAAGGCCGAAAATTGTGATGTAACCGGTCGCCTTTACACCTGGGCAGCAGCCATTGACTCTGTTGCCTTGGCAAATGATGCTGATAATCCTCAGACCTGCGGTTATGGTGAGACCTGTACGCTGCCGACAGTTGTTCAAGGCGTGTGTCCCAGCGGCTGGCATTTGCCAACATACGACGAATGGCAAACATTGTTCAAGGCTGTTGGTGGTTCCAGCGCTGCTGGTAAGGCTCTTAAGTCGGGCAGTGGCTGGTCCGGCAATGGCAACGGAACGGATACCTACGGCTTCTCCGCGCTCCCTGCTGGCGGCAGGAACGACAATGGCTATTTCCGCGATGCCGGCAACCACGCCAGCTTCTGGTCTGCTAGCGAGGACGCTAGCAGCTACGCCTATTT
This window encodes:
- a CDS encoding fibrobacter succinogenes major paralogous domain-containing protein, with product MRKKISLMLPLLCAPLAFWACGDGESNSGTSANGSVSEADLVVATFDDLPVCSGKREGATAYVKDEKTAYICEDGKWISDDETDGDDSSSSVKPGSSSSSVNPGSSSSKKDDPMSSSSVVSSSSEKSSSSVNSSSSIESSSSSSVTLNEVEGSSSSSVIPGSDPESSSSRGLFDMTKDEFLNPEITYGTMTDKRDNKTYKTVKIGDQVWMAENLNYADSTKMPSLKGKSWCYDDKAENCDVTGRLYTWAAAIDSVALANDADNPQTCGYGETCTLPTVVQGVCPSGWHLPTYDEWQTLFKAVGGSSAAGKALKSGSGWSGNGNGTDTYGFSALPAGGRNDNGYFRDAGNHASFWSASEDASSYAYFMRLYYYYEYAYMDYHSKNLGYSVRCLQN